The sequence TGTCGACCTGCGCCGCCGCAATCCTCACCAACCCCACCTGGCCGACCCTACCCACCCGCGCCCGACGCCTCGCACGTCGGACGCGCTCCGCTCACCGGTCGGCGCAGCGATGGCCGCATCACCACGACGCCCGAAGGGCACTTCCGGTGCGACCACGGATGTGCCGGCGCGCGGGAGGCGGTTCGTCACCCCTCATGCGCGTCGCAGGGCGACGACCTGCGGACGACGTGCCGCGGTGAGCGAACGGTGGGCGCGCTCGATCCGGTCCAGGACCTGGTCGGGTTCGCGGCGGATCTCTCGCGGGGTGAACGCCAACCGGAGGACCCCGGCCTCCGCGAGCGCCGAGTCCGCCCGGATCGTCGCCGTCCACTGCTCACCCGCGGCGTGGTGGGCGTGCGAGTGGACCTGGACAGCGAGGCCCACGTCGTCGAACCAGAGGTCGGGCGTGGGGAGTGCGCCTCCGGACGGGTCACGCAGCATGGGGTTCGGCCAGGGCTCTGGCAGCACTCGGCTCCGACGCACGACCCGGATCAGGTCGTGCTCCGCCACCGACCAGGCCCCGGAGCCGGCGGCCTCGATCGCAGCGCGAAGCGTCGCGGACCCTCGCGTCGGCCCGGCGAACAGCTCGTCGAACATGGTCGCCACGGTCACCTTGCGCCGCTGCACCGCCTCGATGACGAGCGCGCGCGCATACCGGAGGTCGGCCGTCGCTCGGCAGGCGTCCCCGACCACCCGCGCCGGAGGAGCGACGGCCAGCAGACCGAACCGCGTGGCGGCTGCGGGCATGCGGTCGGTACGTGACAGCCGGACGAACGCGACGGTGCGGGTCGCGCGCGTCGCGGGGACCAGGAGGTCGACCTGCCGCACCTCGCCGGCGTTCGCGAGTCCGAGGAGCCGTGCGCCCGCGCGCCCGGTGATGCGCGCGTCCTGTCCCGCCATCAGCTGCGCTGCGAGGGGGCGCGCTTCCGTCGGCAGTGCCAACCGGGACAGCAGGACGACACCGGGCAGCACGAGGCGCCACTCGTGGACCAGCCGCGCGCGCAGCGCTCGCGCGGTGATGCCGTGAGCCTCGAGCTGCGCGCGCGTCACCAGC is a genomic window of Cellulomonas fulva containing:
- a CDS encoding type IV toxin-antitoxin system AbiEi family antitoxin domain-containing protein, translating into MTRIPTPDEVLALAAEQAGLVTRAQLEAHGITARALRARLVHEWRLVLPGVVLLSRLALPTEARPLAAQLMAGQDARITGRAGARLLGLANAGEVRQVDLLVPATRATRTVAFVRLSRTDRMPAAATRFGLLAVAPPARVVGDACRATADLRYARALVIEAVQRRKVTVATMFDELFAGPTRGSATLRAAIEAAGSGAWSVAEHDLIRVVRRSRVLPEPWPNPMLRDPSGGALPTPDLWFDDVGLAVQVHSHAHHAAGEQWTATIRADSALAEAGVLRLAFTPREIRREPDQVLDRIERAHRSLTAARRPQVVALRRA